One region of Vitis vinifera cultivar Pinot Noir 40024 chromosome 1, ASM3070453v1 genomic DNA includes:
- the LOC100247349 gene encoding probable inactive receptor kinase RLK902, protein MYSHLFTLLLLFFYFPPAKPDLSSDRAALLAFRDSVRGSTLIWNGTDTCSWEGIQCDADRVTSLRLPADDLTGNIPPNTLGNLTQLRDLSLRGNSLTGNLPSDLGSCTQLQRLFLQDNQFSGQIPAGLFLLNNLVRLDLSRNNLSGEISQGFGNLTKLRTLYLERNQLSGSIPDLNLELRDFNVSYNRLSGSIPKGLRNFGSDAFQGNSLCGSPLASCPDSGNKLSGGAIAGIVIASVIGLVLIIIVVLIFFRKYRRTTRSGPEFEIPSNQPVDMGENGGGINGFPAEKAANGVEKIRNANGLVFLGNGLSVFDLEELLRASAEVLGKGTCGTTYKAMVGEGVEVVVKRLRNICVYEREFLEEVARLGGMVHENLASIRAYYYGRDEKLLIYDCLPMGNLSSLLHGDRGAWRAPLSWEVRGRIALGAARGIKYLHSHGPNVSHGNIKSSNILLTNSCDALVTEFGIVQLVSVTSAPKHSGYCAPETRGSYTVSQKADVYSFGVVLLELLTAKAPTYALSNEEEMELPRWVESVVEERGTIDVFDLELLRYDNIEEQVVQLLHLALLCTSKHPKRRPSMAEVTRQIELIFGSGLPEYEPQPNQIEDGS, encoded by the exons ATGTACTCTCACCTCTTCACACTGCTCCTCCTCTTCTTCTACTTCCCTCCCGCTAAACCTGACCTTTCTTCCGACAGAGCTGCCCTTCTCGCCTTCCGCGACTCCGTCCGCGGCAGCACCCTCATCTGGAACGGTACCGACACATGTTCCTGGGAAGGTATCCAGTGCGATGCTGACCGCGTTACCTCCCTACGCCTTCCCGCCGACGACCTCACAGGTAATATTCCCCCCAACACACTCGGTAACCTTACCCAACTCCGCGATCTCAGTCTACGGGGGAACTCCCTCACCGGTAACCTCCCCTCGGATTTGGGCTCCTGTACGCAACTCCAGCGGCTATTCTTGCAGGATAATCAGTTTTCTGGCCAGATACCGGCGGGACTCTTCCTGTTGAATAACCTTGTTCGCTTGGACTTGTCGAGAAATAATTTATCCGGCGAGATCTCGCAGGGGTTTGGGAATCTCACAAAGTTGAGAACTTTGTATTTGGAGAGAAACCAACTCAGCGGGTCTATTCCAGATTTGAACCTCGAGTTGCGCGACTTCAATGTTTCTTACAATAGATTGAGTGGCTCTATTCCAAAAGGTCTTAGAAATTTTGGCTCAGATGCATTTCAAGGGAATTCACTATGTGGTAGCCCCCTTGCGTCTTGCCCCGACAGTGGAAATAAGCTCTCCGGTGGAGCGATTGCTGGAATTGTCATTGCTTCCGTCATCGGTCTGGTTTTAATTATTATAGttgtattgattttttttagaaaatataggaGGACGACAAGATCAGGGCCTGAATTTGAAATTCCTAGCAATCAACCAGTTGATATGGGAGAAAACGGTGGTGGGATAAATGGGTTTCCAGCAGAAAAGGCAGCaaatggagttgagaaaatTAGGAATGCTAATGGGTTGGTGTTTTTGGGGAATGGTTTAAGTGTATTTGATTTGGAGGAGCTGTTGAGAGCCTCAGCTGAGGTGTTGGGGAAGGGGACATGTGGTACTACTTATAAGGCTATGGTGGGGGAAGGGGTTGAAGTGGTTGTGAAGAGATTGAGAAATATATGTGTTTATGAGAGGGAGTTTCTGGAGGAGGTTGCAAGGTTAGGAGGGATGGTTCATGAAAATTTGGCATCTATCAGAGCATATTATTACGGCAGGGATGAGAAGCTTCTTATCTATGACTGCTTGCCCATGGGAAACTTGTCCTCACTTTTACATG GAGACAGAGGTGCATGGAGAGCTCCACTGAGTTGGGAAGTTAGGGGTAGAATTGCTTTAGGAGCTGCCCGTGGTATCAAATATCTACATTCTCATGGCCCCAATGTCTCCCATGGCAACATCAAGTCATCCAATATCCTGCTCACCAATTCCTGTGATGCTCTAGTTACAGAATTTGGCATAGTCCAACTGGTTTCCGTGACCTCAGCACCCAAACATTCAGGCTATTGTGCACCAGAGACCAGGGGTTCCTATACGGTTTCCCAAAAAGCCGATGTCTACAGTTTCGGTGTTGTGCTTTTGGAACTGCTGACAGCCAAAGCTCCCACCTATGCCCTTTCCAACGAGGAAGAGATGGAGCTTCCTAGGTGGGTGGAGTCTGTGGTTGAGGAAAGGGGGACGATTGATGTGTTTGATCTTGAGCTTCTTAGGTATGACAACATTGAGGAGCAAGTTGTTCAGCTGTTACATCTTGCTCTGCTTTGTACTTCTAAACACCCTAAAAGACGCCCCTCCATGGCTGAGGTGACAAGGCAGATTGAGCTGATTTTTGGGTCGGGGCTACCGGAGTATGAGCCACAGCCTAATCAGATTGAAGATGGATCATGA
- the LOC100247591 gene encoding plasmodesmata-located protein 6 — translation MSVSVSLCLSSLLIFLITFSALPSPSISAIDTFIFGGCAQIRYVQGSPYESNVNSILTSLVNSASAPGIAALYNKYTVPGPTSQDTVSGLYQCRGDLNPGDCARCVARCVSQLGALCLDSCGGALQLEGCFVKYDNATFLGVEDKTVVVKKCGPSIGYDSDALTRRDAVLGYLEGGTQTFRVGGSGNIQGMAQCVGDLSASECQDCVSDAIGRLRSECGTSAWGDMFLAKCYARFWEGGDRSHTANDGYGYDHHDHDNDNDEDIEKTLAILIGLIAGVALIIVFLSFLRKVLEGKDGK, via the exons ATGTCTGTAAGCGTTTCTCTTTGTCTCTCGTCTCTCTTGATTTTTCTCATCACCTTCTCAGCTCTGCCAAGCCCTTCAATCTCTGCCATAGACACCTTCATCTTTGGTGGGTGCGCTCAGATAAGGTACGTTCAGGGCTCACCCTACGAGTCCAACGTCAATTCTATTCTCACCTCCCTCGTCAACTCAGCCTCGGCTCCTGGCATCGCCGCCCTCTACAACAAGTACACCGTCCCTGGCCCCACCTCTCAGGACACCGTCTCCGGCctctaccaatgcagaggcgaCCTCAACCCCGGCGACTGTGCTCGCTGCGTGGCTCGCTGCGTGTCTCAACTCGGAGCCCTCTGTCTTGACTCCTGCGGCGGCGCGTTGCAGCTCGAAGGATGCTTCGTCAAGTACGATAACGCCACCTTCCTAGGGGTGGAAGACAAGACGGTGGTGGTGAAGAAATGTGGGCCGTCGATTGGGTATGACTCCGACGCGTTGACCCGCCGCGATGCCGTGCTGGGCTACCTGGAGGGCGGGACCCAGACTTTTCGGGTCGGGGGGTCAGGGAACATCCAGGGTATGGCGCAGTGCGTAGGGGATCTGAGTGCGAGCGAGTGTCAGGATTGCGTGTCGGACGCCATCGGACGGCTGAGAAGCGAGTGTGGGACCTCTGCTTGGGGAGACATGTTCTTGGCCAAGTGCTACGCGCGGTTCTGGGAAGGTGGAGATCGATCGCACACTGCAAATG ATGGGTATGGTTATGATCATCATGATCATGATAACGACAATGATGAAGACATCGAAAAGACATTAGCAATTCTCATCGGGCTTATAGCAGGGGTTGCGTTAATCATagttttcctttccttcttaaGAAAAGTGCTTGAAGGAAAAG ATGGCAAATGA
- the LOC100252692 gene encoding uncharacterized protein LOC100252692 — translation MALEWVVLGYAAAAEAIMVLLLTLPGLDALRKGLIAVTRNLLKPFLSVVPFCLFLLMDIYWKYETRPSCESESCTPTEHLRHQKSIMKSQRNVLLIAAALIFYWLLYSVTNLVVRIEQLNQRLERLKNRD, via the coding sequence ATGGCGTTGGAATGGGTAGTTCTTGGCTACGCCGCGGCCGCAGAAGCAATTATGGTCCTCCTCCTAACCTTACCAGGTCTCGATGCTCTTCGCAAGGGCCTAATCGCGGTGACTCGCAACCTCCTCAAACCCTTCCTGTCGGTGGTTCCATTTTGCCTATTCTTGCTCATGGACATCTACTGGAAGTACGAGACTCGCCCCAGCTGTGAAAGTGAGTCTTGCACCCCCACCGAGCACCTCCGCCACCAGAAGTCCATCATGAAGAGTCAGCGCAACGTCCTCTTGATCGCCGCAGCTTTGATCTTCTACTGGCTTCTCTACTCGGTTACCAATTTGGTTGTTCGCATCGAACAGTTGAATCAGCGACTCGAGAGGTTGAAAAATCGGGACTAA
- the LOC100242160 gene encoding probable peroxygenase 4 isoform X2, which produces MASSSSSSSDDCRPISNEGLGGDLSALQKHVAFFDQNKDGTVYPWETYRGFRAIGCGIFLSAGSAFLINLALSRKTRPGKFPSLLLPIEIKNIHMAKHGSDSGVYDSEGRFVPSKFEEIFTKHAGANSNALTSDELLAMLKYNRVPKDYSGWLASWTEWKILYFLCKDKNGLLHKETIRAVYDGSLFERMQEHRASARKKAPHSV; this is translated from the exons ATGGCTTCTTCTTCATCGTCTTCTTCTGATGATTGTAGGCCCATTTCGAATGAAG GACTGGGGGGTGATCTGAGTGCTCTTCAGAAGCACGTTGCTTTCTTTGACCAGAACAAAGACGGGACCGTCTACCCATGGGAGACTTACAGAG GCTTCCGCGCAATTGGGTGTGGTATTTTCTTGTCCGCCGGCAGTGCCTTTTTGATTAATCTCGCTCTCAGTCGGAAAACTCGACCG GGAAAATTCCCTTCTCTACTCCTCCCAATTGAGATAAAAAACATCCATATGGCCAAACATGGAAGTGACTCCGGAGTCTATGATAGTGAAGGAAG GTTTGTTCCTTCAAAGTTTGAAGAGATTTTCACCAAGCATGCGGGTGCTAATTCAAACGCTTTAACATCTGATGAACTGCTGGCGATGCTCAAGTATAACAGGGTCCCAAAAGATTACAGTGGATG GCTTGCAAGCTGGACAGAATGGAAGATCTTATACTTCCTTTGCAAGGACAAGAATGGTCTACTACACAAAGAAACTATTAGAGCAGTCTACGATGGAAGCCTGTTTGAAAGGATGCAGGAGCATAGAGCTTCAGCTCGGAAGAAAGC TCCTCATTCTGTCTAA
- the LOC100242160 gene encoding probable peroxygenase 4 isoform X1, translated as MASSSSSSSDDCRPISNEGHESLQDLGGDLSALQKHVAFFDQNKDGTVYPWETYRGFRAIGCGIFLSAGSAFLINLALSRKTRPGKFPSLLLPIEIKNIHMAKHGSDSGVYDSEGRFVPSKFEEIFTKHAGANSNALTSDELLAMLKYNRVPKDYSGWLASWTEWKILYFLCKDKNGLLHKETIRAVYDGSLFERMQEHRASARKKAPHSV; from the exons ATGGCTTCTTCTTCATCGTCTTCTTCTGATGATTGTAGGCCCATTTCGAATGAAGGTCATGAGAGCCTGCAGGATC TGGGGGGTGATCTGAGTGCTCTTCAGAAGCACGTTGCTTTCTTTGACCAGAACAAAGACGGGACCGTCTACCCATGGGAGACTTACAGAG GCTTCCGCGCAATTGGGTGTGGTATTTTCTTGTCCGCCGGCAGTGCCTTTTTGATTAATCTCGCTCTCAGTCGGAAAACTCGACCG GGAAAATTCCCTTCTCTACTCCTCCCAATTGAGATAAAAAACATCCATATGGCCAAACATGGAAGTGACTCCGGAGTCTATGATAGTGAAGGAAG GTTTGTTCCTTCAAAGTTTGAAGAGATTTTCACCAAGCATGCGGGTGCTAATTCAAACGCTTTAACATCTGATGAACTGCTGGCGATGCTCAAGTATAACAGGGTCCCAAAAGATTACAGTGGATG GCTTGCAAGCTGGACAGAATGGAAGATCTTATACTTCCTTTGCAAGGACAAGAATGGTCTACTACACAAAGAAACTATTAGAGCAGTCTACGATGGAAGCCTGTTTGAAAGGATGCAGGAGCATAGAGCTTCAGCTCGGAAGAAAGC TCCTCATTCTGTCTAA